In Streptomyces sp. NBC_00341, the DNA window AAGGGCGTGAGTAAATCCTTCGGTGCCGTACGGGCCCTGCAAGACGTGTCGCTCGAACTCTTTCCCGGTGAGGCGCACGCACTCGCCGGGGAGAACGGCGCGGGAAAGTCCACCCTGATCAAGACGCTCGCCGGGGTGCACCGCCCTGACAACGGTGTCGTACTGCTCGACGGGAAGCCCGTCGTCTTCCACGGCCCCGCCGCCGCCCGTGACGCCGGTATCGCCGTCATCTACCAGGAGCCGACGCTCTTCCCCGATCTGTCGATCGCGGAGAACATCTTCATGGGCCGCCAGCCCCGGCGTTCCCTCGGCCGGATCGACCGCAGAGCCGTGCGCGACACGACCGCGGGACTGATGCGCAGGCTCGGTGTCGATCTGGACCCCGAGCGGCCGGCCCGCGGACTGTCGATCGCCGACCAGCAGATCGTCGAGATCGCCAAGGCGCTCTCCTTCGAGGCCCGCGTCCTGATCATGGACGAGCCGACCGCCGCGCTCACCGGCAGCGAGACCGCCCGGCTGTTCTCCGTCGTACGGGCGCTGCGCGCCGAGGGTGCGGCCGTGCTGTTCATCTCGCACCGGCTGGACGAGATATTCGAGCTGTGCCAGCGCGTCACCACCCTCCGGGACGGCCGGTGGATATCGACGGAGCCGCTGGAGGGGCTCACCCAGGACGGGCTCGTCCGGCTCATGGTCGGCCGCGATCTCGAAGAGCTCTACCCGAAGCAGCACGCCGCCGTGGGGGAAGTCGCCCTCTCCGTGCGACGCCTGACCCGGGAGGGCGTCTTCCACGACGTGTCGTTCGAGGTGCGCCGGGGCGAGATCGTCGCACTCGCCGGGCTCGTCGGGGCCGGCCGTACCGAGGTGGCGCAGGCCGTCTTCGGCGTCGACCGCGCCGACGCGGGCGAGGTACGGGTGAACGGCACCGTGCTGCGCGCCGGTTCGCCCACCGCCGCGATGGCCGCCGGGCTCGCCCTCGTCCCCGAGGACCGCCGGCAGCGCGGGCTCGTCATGGAGATGTCGATCGAGCGCAACATCGGCCTCACCGGGCTCGGCCGGGTCCGCCGCCGCGGGCTGGTCAGCAGGGCCCTGGAGCACGACCGGGCCGCCGACTGGGCGCTGCGCCTCCAGCTCAAGTACAACCGGCTGGCCGACTCCGCCGGAGTCCTGTCCGGCGGCAACCAGCAGAAGGTCGTGCTGGCCAAGTGGCTGGCGACAGAACCCTGCGTACTCATCGTCGACGAGCCGACCCGGGGCATCGACGTCGGCACCAAGGCCGAGGTCCACCGGCTGCTGTCCGCACTGGCGGCCGACGGGCTCGCGGTGCTGATGATCTCCTCCGATCTGCCCGAGGTGATCGGCATGGCCGACCGGGTGCTCGTCATGCACGAGGGCCGGCTCGCAGCCGAACTCCCGCGCGCGGATGCCACCGAGGAGACCGTCATGGCGGCGGCGACCGGACTCGGCGAAAGGAACGCGGCATGACCACCACCGTCGCAAGCCCGCCGGACAGCGGCCCCAAGGCGCCGGCCCGCAGCGCGGCCTCGCTCGTGGACACCGTCTTCCGGGCCCGCGAGATCTCCATCGCCGGGGCGCTGATCCTGCTCATCCTCGGTACCTACCTGGCCAATCCGCGCTTCCTGTCCGACCAGGGCATCAAGGACCTGCTGCTCAACTCCTCCATCCTGGTGCTGCTCGCGGTCGGCCAGTCGGCCGTCGTGATCACCCGCAACATCGACCTGTCGGTCGGCTCCGTCGTCGGGCTCTCGGCCTTCGCCTGCGGCAAGTTCGTCGCCGGTACGGATCACGGTGTGCTCACCGTGATGCTGCTGGGCATCGCCATCGGGGTGGTCTGCGGACTGGTCTCCGGCGCGCTCGTCAGCTTCGGCAAGGTGCCCGCGCTCGTCGTGACGCTCGGCATGCTCTACATCATCCAGGGCGTCGACTACTGGTGGGCGCAGGGCGACCAGATCGGCGCCGCCGAGGTCCCCGACCAGATCCTCGGCCTCGGCAGCGGATCCCTGCTGGGCGTGCCGTACCTGCCGCTGATCACCGTGGTGCTGCTCGCCGCGACCGCGTACTTCCTGCGCTCCTACCGCTCGGGGCGCGAGCTCTACGCGATCGGGTCGAGCCCGGAGGCCGCGGTGCTCGCCGGGGTGCCGATCCGGCGCCGGATCCTGGCCGCGTACGCCTTCTCGGGGGCCGTCGCCGGTTTCGCCGGAACGCTGTGGCTGGCCAGGTTCGGCACGGTCGTCGCGGACAACGCGCACGGCTGGGAGCTGACCGTCGTGAGCGCCGTCGTCGTCGGCGGCGTCGCCATCACCGGCGGCACGGGCACGGTCTGGGGCGCGGCGCTGGGCGCCCTGCTGCTCACCACCATCGGCAGCGTGCTGGTGGTCCTGAAGGTCGACTCGTTCTGGCAGGGCGCCATCACCGGCGCACTGCTGCTCCTGGCCATCAGCATCGACCGAATCGTGAACCTGCGGATGACCGCCGCACTGAGGAAGAGGAGCGCCCGGCATGGCAATGGCGCCTGAGACCGAGAAGGCGGTGCCCGCCGCCCCGAAGGGGTCCGCCAGGACGAAGGGTTCGCTGCGTGGACTGGCGCTGCGCTGGGACACCGCGGTCGGGGCGCTCCTGGTGGCGGTCGTCGTCGCCGGGCTCTCCACCACCGACGGCTTCGGCTCCGGCGAGAACCTCGCGTTCGCGTTCAACGACATCGTCGAGGTCGCCCTCATCGCACTGCCGATGACCCTTCTGGTGGTCGCCGGGCAGGTCGACCTGTCGGTCGCCTCGATGCTGGGCCTGGGCAGCGCGCTGACCGGTGCGCTGTGGAACGCGGGGTGGGCGTTCGAGACGATCGTCCCGGTGGTGCTGCTGGTGGGCGTCGCCGGAGGGCTGCTCAACGGCTGGCTGGTCACCAAGGTCGGGCTGCCCTCGCTGGCCGTCACGATCGGCACGCTCGCGCTCTACCGGGGTCTGGCCTCCGTGGCGCTCGGCAGCGACGCGGTGACGGACTTCCCGCAGACGTACGCGGACTGGGCCGTCGACACCACCACGGTGCCCGGCACCTTCCTCACGTACCCCGTCCTGCTGTTCATCGTGCTCGCCGTGGTCACCGCGATCGTGCTGCACGCGACCGGACTGGGGCGTTCGCTGTTCGCGATCGGGGCGCAGGAGGAGGCCGCGTACTTCGCGGGCATCCGGGTCAAGCGGATCAAGCTGCTGCTCTTCGTCGTCACCGGGCTGTTCTCCGCCTTCGCGGGGATCGTCTTCACGCTCCGCTACGGAAGTGCCCGCGCCGACAACGGACTCGGCTTCGAGATGCTCGTCATCGCCTCCGTGCTGCTCGGCGGCATCGACTTCGACGGCGGAAAGGGCACGCTGTTCGGCGCGGTCGCCGGGGTGCTGCTCATCGGTGTCCTGAAGAACCTGCTGACCCTCAACGACATCGCCAACGAGGTGCAGGTCATCGTGACCGGTCTGCTGCTCGTGGCGTCCGTCCTCACCCCACGCGTCATCGCGGCCGTGGTCGAACGACGCCACCGGCGCGCCGCCGGTGCCCGCCCGTAACCCTTCCCGTCCCACCCTCCTCGAAAGGCACACCGCCGCCATGATGCTCCGCACCGCCGCCGGTCGTCGCGCCGTCGCCACCGCCACCGGCGCGCTCTCGCTCGCCCTCGCCCTCAGCGCCTGTTCCGGTACCACGAAGGACAGTTCCGACAAGGAGTCCACGAAGGCCGGGGCCACCGCGAAGGCCGATCCCGGCGCGGCGCTGAAGAAGGGGCTGAAGCTCGCCTTCCTGCCCAAGCAGATCAACAACCCGTACGAGAAGATCGTCGACGACGCGGGGATCGAGGCGGCCAAGGAGTTCGGCGGCACGGGCAAGGAGGTCGGCCCGTCCGACGCCAGCGCCTCCTCGCAGGTCAGCTACATCAACACGCTGATCCAGCAGCGCCAGGACGCGATCCTGGTCGCCGCCAACGACCCGAACGCGGTGTGCGGCCCGCTGAAGCAGGCCATGAAGAAGAACATCAAGGTCGTGGCGTACGACTCCGACACCGCGAAGGAGTGCCGCCAGCTCTTCATCAACCAGGCCAGCTCCGAGGAGATCGGCCGCAGCCTGGTGCAGCACCTCGGTGAGCAGATCGGCTACAAGGGCAAGATCGCGATCCTCTCGGCCACCCAGAACGCGACCAACCAGAACACCTGGATCGAGTTCATGAAGGACGAGCTGAAGCTGCCCAAGTACAAGGACATGAAGCTGGTGAAGGTGGCGTACGGGGACGACGCGGACCAGAAGTCGTTCCAGCAGACCCAGGGCCTGATGCAGGCCTACCCCGACCTGAAGGGCATCATCTCGCCGACCACGGTCGGCATCGCGGCCGCCGCCCGCTACCTGAGCGACTCCTCGTACAAGGGCAAGGTCGTGCTGAACGGCCTGGGCACGCCGAACCAGATGCGCAAGTACGTCAAGGACGACACCGTCGAGCAGTTCTCGCTGTGGAACCCGGAGGAGCTCGGCTACCTCGGCTCGTACGCCGCCGCGGCGCTGTCGTCCGGTCAGATCACCGGCGCGGAGGGCGAGAAGTTCAAGGCGGGCACGCTCGGTGAGTACACGGTCGGCAAGGACGGCGAGGTCATCCTCGGCAAGCCGACCGTCTTCGACAAGAAGAACATCGACAAGTTCAACTTCTGAGCTCCCGCCGCCACTTCACCCACCGGAGAACCTGAACCATGCAGCGTGTCTGCTTCCTGTTGAACGTACGCGAGGACCGGATCGACGCGTACCGCGAGCGCCACACCACGGTCTGGCCCGACATGCTCGCCGCGCTGTCCGCGGCGGGCTGGCACAACTACTCGCTCTTCCTGCGCGAGGACGGGCTGCTCGTCGGCTATCTGGAGACGGAGGACTTCGACGCGGCGCGCGAGGCCATGGCCGCCACCGAGGTGAACGAGCGGTGGCAGCGGGACATGGCGGACTTCTTCGTGCAGCCGGAGTCGGCGGACGACGCGATGGTGCCGCTCGTCGAGGTCTTCCACCTGGCGTGAGGCGATGCGGCGGGCCCGGATTCCCCAGGGGGTCCGGGCCCGCTGTCCGTCCGGACAAACCCGAACACCGATGTCCGTACATTCACCCCTCAGAACTTTGTTCGCCCATGCCGGAAACCGGCGTAGAATCCGGGCGAATTAATCGGGGGAGCGCCGCGGCGGGGCGGCACGCGTTACCGGGCCGAGAGGCCCGAAGGGGGAACGGTGGCACACGGAGACAAGAGGGTGCGGCTGAGACGAGCGACCTGGTGGTGCCGCGTCACCGGCACCGCGGCGCTGGTGACAGGGACCGTCACCGCGCTGAACCTGCTCTTCCCGGCCCAGGACGGCCCGCTGCTGGGCGACAGTTCGGTCCTCTACGCGGTCCTGACGGCCCTGCTGAGCGTCCTGTGGTGGGCCGGTGCGCTGCTCGCCCCGCCCCTGACCGCCCCGCCCCTGACCGCCCCGTCGCCGCCGCACGGCACCGGCTTCGTCCCGGTCCCCGCGCGGCTGCCCGGCCGCCGGATGACCCGGGCGACTCTCATGCCCTCGCTGTTCATGGCCGTGCTGCCACTCGTCGTGGTGCGCACGGCCGGTGCCCACGCCGGGCCGCTGAAGCCGGTGATGCCGCTGCTCATCGCCGTCGCCGCCCTGATCTCGCTGTTCCTGCTGCGCGGTTGGCTGAGCGGCCTCGTCGGCGGCTCCGCCCACTCCGGGCCGGCCGAGCTGCGCAGGGACGCCGCCGCCGGGGAGGTCGCGGCCCGCCGGGTGCGGGTGGGACCGGCCGTGTGGGTCGGTGAGGGTGACGGACGCTGGAGTGCGTCGCGCCGGCTGATGGTGGTGGCGCAGGACCGGCAGATCGCGCTGCGGACCGCGCAGGAGGAGAGCGCGTACTTCCCGTGGCTGGACCTGGAGTCGGCCGCTGTCCTGGAGGGCCGGGAGGGCTGGCTGTGCTGGGCGGCGGCCGGTGGCTCCTGGGGCGATCCGGTGGAGCAGATGGGCGCCGCGCTGGTCACCGATGACGGCTACGTGGTCTGGGGGTCCACCGACCGCCACGTCGCGGAAGCGGCGTACGCGCCGGAGCACTCCCACCCCACGGCACCCCGAAGCGTGCGCCGTGCTCCGCGCGCCTCCCTCTACCGCCCCGACGTGCACGGGTACGCGCTGGCCATGGCCGGGGCGACCCTCCTCGCCCTCGTCCTGGCCGAACGCGGGCTGGGGCCGGACGCGTTGTCCTGGTGCCTGGCCCTGGTCGGCGGCTTCACCGGCGTCCGCGGGGTGTACGGCTACACCCAGCGGCTCGCCGACCGCCCGGGTCCGGGCTGGGCGCCCCCGGAGTCCGGTGGGCGGCGCGGACGCCGGGGCCCCAACCTCCATGGGCAGAACACCTAAGGGCTGTCCCGTAACCCCTGGCGGGCGCGCGACGACAGCTGCGGCACCTCGCCGCGTTGCCGAAACGCCCGAATCGCTCCGCGATGAGGGCGCTCCGGCGCCTTGCGATGCACCACATCTGACGCCGCGCGCTGATCCACCAGGGATTACGGGACAGCCCTTAGGGCCTTTCGTTTGGATCGTGCGACACTACGCGGTTGTGGCGATGCCGCCGTCGACGGGGATCACGGTGCCCGTAAGGTACGCGCCTGCCCGGCCGGCGAGGAACACGGCGACACCTGCCATGTCGTCGTCGCGGCCGATCCGGCGCAGTGGGGCCGACGCCGCGATCGCCTCGCCGAGCTCATCGAGGGTCGCCGCCATCATCGTCGACGGAAACGGTCCCGGCGCCACGGCGTTCACGCTGACGTGCTGCGGTCCCAGCTCCTTGGCGAGCACTCTGGTGAGTTGATGCAGTGCGGCCTTGCTGCTGGAGTACGAGTAGTTGGGCCGCTGGGGGATGTGGATGGCGGCGATGCTGCCGATGTTGATGATCCGTGCGGGATCGTCGGCGGTGCCCGCCCTGCGAAGTGCGGGCAGCAGCGCCTGGACCAGCCAGAACGGCGACTTCAGGTTGAGGTCGACGACCGTGTCCCAGGCCGCGTCCGGGAACGTCTCCAGCGGCTCGTCCCACATCGCGCCCGCGTTGTTGACGAGGATGTCGAGACGTTCCGAGTCGGCGGCGACGAGGTCGGACAGTCGCCGGCACTCGTCGTGGCGGGACAGGTCGGCGGGGATGGCCCGCACTTCACCGAATTCGGACAGCCGTTCCTGCGCCTGAGCGCACGCTTCCGCGTTCCGTGAGCTGATGACCACGCGGACGCCCGCCTGGAGAAGGCCACGCGCGATCATCATCCCGATGCCTCTGGTGCCACCGGTGACGAGCGCGCGCTTTCCGCTCAGATCGAAGAGTTCCGCGTGCGTTGAGAATTGGTTGTCTACCACTTGACGCCTTACTGGTCGGTCGTACGGGATGGCGCGCCGGGGTGTTCAGCAACTCGACGTGAGGCTGCTCCGGCTTGCTGTGTCACCGCATGGAACCCGTCTTCGTGCGCGGGTGGGAGTCACTGCTCTTCCGGGTAACGGCAGTACCTCCCAGCACACCGCCGCACGACCTACGGTGGTGATGTGACCGACAGCAAGAGGCATGAGCAGGGCAACGAAGTGCGGGAGTTCCTCAGTACCCGTCGCGCCCGCATCACGCCCCAGCGGGCAGGGCTGCCCGTCTTCGGTGGCAATCGACGTGTGACCGGGTTGCGCCGGGAGGAGGTGGCACTGCTGGCCGGGATGAGCGTCGACTACTACATCCGTCTCGAGCGCGGGAACTTGCGGGGCGCCTCGGACTCGGTACTGGACTCCTTGTCCCACGCACTTCAGCTCGACGATGCCGAGCGGGCCCACCTCTACGACCTGGCACGCGCCACCGCGTCAGAGCGTCGGCCCCCCACTGCGACGGGGCGGATCCGACCGGTGGTGCTGCGGGTGCTCGACGCGATGACCGACCAGCCGGCCTACATTCGCAACGGGCGGTTCGACATCCTCGCCGCCAACCCTCTCGGCCAGGCTCTGTATGCCCCGGTCTACGATTCTCCGTTGTTCGCGCAGCGTGGTCCGGTCAACACCGCGCGGTTTCTGTTCCTCGATCCTGGTTCTGCCGATTTCTGGCCCGAGCGGGAGAAGGCCGCCAACGACTCGGTCGCCCTGCTGCGCACCGAGACCGGCCGCTCGCCGCAGGACAAGGGCCTGATGGACCTGATCGGCGAACTCTCCACGAAGAGCGACGAGTTCGCCCGGCGTTGGGCTCGGCACGACGTGAGGTTCCACCACTCCGGCGTGAAGCAACTCCGCCACCCGCTCGTCGGGGACCTGGCCCTGCCCTACGAAGCCCTCGACCTGCCCGCTGACCCCGGTCTCCGTATCACCGTCTACTCGCCCGAGCCCGACTCACCCGAACGCCAGGCACTCGATCTCCTGGCCAGCTGGATTCGCACTAGTCGGCGGCAATGATCAGCAGGACGAACGCGGCGAGCGAGAGCGCTGTCCGGGCCTGGTGAAGGATGTTCCAGCGAGCCTCGAACGCGGTACGGGCCACGCTGTCGGCCTTCTCGCCGCCCTCGCCGACCCCGCCCGGTGCCGCTGCGGCCGATACCGGCACCGAGGCGGGCGCGGGCACCGGTTCGGACACCGGTCTCGCTGCGGCGAGGGCCTTGTTGAGCGGGATGTTGCCCGCGATCGTGACCACGTGGGAGACGACGGAGCAGGCCAGCGCCCCGGCCACCAGCGGCCATTTCCAGTGGTCGGTCCCGGCGACGAGTGTGATGGCGGGAAAGACGATCACGCCGAGGAAGACAATCACGAACCCGGGTCCGGGGACCTTCTCGTTGATGCGACGCATCGCGGCCGTGAATCCGTCGTCCGGCAGGGCCGCGAGGCCGGGCATGACGACGACCAGGAACGTCAGCAGGAATCCCGCGTACAGGCCGGTCGTGGTCACGGCGAGGGCGAGGAACAAGGAGGCCATGGGCTCATCATGGCTCAGCGGCCCCCGCCGCACAGCTGGAATTCGCATGCCCGTGCGACCGCAGGCCCTCCGTCAGGACCGGGACCGGTGAGGGCCGGGCCCGGGTGAGGGCCGGCCCGGTCCGCGTCAGCCCATCTCCCCCTCTCCGGTGTCCGCCGTCGTGTCGCCCCGGCCGCCCCCGAGCGCGTCCGCGCCGCTGATCGCGGAGGCCAGTCTCGACACGGCGTCGTCCTCCGTCTGCGAGGCCAGCGTCTTTGCCCTGGCGGCGAGTTCAGCGAGACCGGGCGCGCCCGGGAGCTCGCCGCCGCGCAGGGTCTCGGCGAAGTAGGCCGCGACCGCGGTCACTTGGAGCCGGGTGCTGCGGCCGCCCCAGAGCCGTCCCCCGATCGCCCCGGTCTCCACCTCGCCCGTCTCCTCGTGCGCGGCCCGGCTCCTGGGGTCCAGCCAGCGGACCGTGGCGGTGGCCACATGGCCCGAGGCACCGTCCCGCAGGCGCACGGCGTAGAGCGCCGTCACCGTGTGCCCCGGGCCGACCTCGCCGCCGTCCACCCGGTCGTCGCGGAAGTCCTCGTCGGCCACCTCGCGGTCCTCGTAGCCGATCAGCTTGAACTTCTGGACGGTCTTCGGGTCGAAGGCCACCTGTGCCTTGGCGTCGCGCGCCGTCAGTTCGAGGTGCGCGGGCAGCTGGTCGACGAAGACCTTGCGGGCCTGCTCCTCGTCGGCGATGTACGTGGTGTGGCCGTCGCCCTTGTCGGTGAGCCGCTCCATCAGCGCGTCGCCGTAGTCGCTGCCGACCCCGACCCCGAAGAGGGTGATGCCGTACTCGCGGCGGGCGGAGCCGATGCGTTCGAGGATCGCGTCGGCGTCGGTCTCGCCGGTGTTGGCCAGCGCGTCGGAGAGCAGGACGACCCGGTTGTTGGCGCCCTTGCGGTGACCGTCCACCGCCTCCTCGTATCCGCGCCCGACGCCGGCCTCCACGTTGGTGGAGTCGGTGGCCTCCATGGAGTCGACCGCGTCGTGGATCTTCCCCCGGTGGTCGCGCAGCCGGGTCATCGGCAGCACGGTCCTCGCCTCGTCGCTGAAGGTGACCAGGGAGACGGAATCGTCGTCGCGCAGTTCGTCGGTGAGGGTGGAGAGCGAGCTCTTCACCAGGCCGAGCCGGTCGGCGGCGGCCATCGAGCCGGAGATGTCGACGACGAAGGTGAGGGCGGCGGGCGGCCGTTCGGCGGCGGGCGGCGCGGCTCTGGTCGCCAGGCCGACCCGGACCAGCGACCAGTCGCCGCCCTCGGCACCGGCCCGCGCCCCATCCACGGAGACGGTGAATCCGTTCCCCTTCGGGCGCGGGTAGCCCTGCCGGAAGCTGTTGACGAACTCCTCCGGACGGACGGTCCCGGGATCGGGCAGCCTGCCGTCCTCGAGCGTGCGGCGCGCGTATCCGTAGGAAGCGGTGTCCACGTCCAGGGCGAAGGTGGACAGGTAGTCGGGCGCCACGGACCTCTCCGGCCCGTCCGCCTTCCTCTCCCCGTCCGGCGCCTGCGCGCCGCTCTCCGCCCCGCCGCCCTTCGCGCCGTTCCCGGTGGCGGCCGGGGCGGGCGCTCCACGGCGGTCAGCGGTGGAGCTCTTGGCCCCGCTCCCCTCCCCCGAGCAGCCCGTGAGCAGCACCCCGCCCGCCAGGAGCAGCCCCAGTGCCCCTCGGTACATCCGTTCCCTGCCGTGTACGCGTGTCCGGCGATCCATCCCCGTACCCCCCTCTGCTTCGTCGCGTCCCCATGCGTGGATGTGACGTGCGAGCGGGGTACGGGGAGCCGGTGGGCAGGTTGCGGATGAGTCTCGATGCGGCAACGGTGAGGGGGAGTTCAGCGGGGTCCCGGGTTCAGGACACGATGTCCTTGCGGCTGAACCCCCGGAAGGCGAGCGCGAACAGGATCAGGGCGTACGCCACCGAGACGGAGGCGCCCTTCACCATGCCGCCCCACTCCAGCTCGGGCTGGAGCGCGTCCGCCCAGGCGAACTGCCAGTGCGCGGGCAGGAAGTCGCGCCAGGAGCCGAGCGCGGTGACCGCGTCCAGCACGTTGCCGACGATGGTCAGCCCGACCGCGCCGCCGACCGCGCCCAGCGGGGCGTCCGTCCTGGTCGACAGCCAGAACGCCAGTCCGGCGGTGACGAGTTGGGAGACGAAGATGAACGCGACGACCAGCGCGAGCCGGGGCACGGTGTCCCCGGTCGCGAGCGCGCCCCCGGTGGGCAGTTCGAGCGGCCCCCAGCCGTACGCGGCGGCTCCGGCGGCCAGCGCGACGAGCGGCAGCAGCACCATCGCGGCCAGGCTGAAGCCGAGCGCCACGACGAGCTTGCTCCACAGCAGCCGGGCCCGGGGCACCGGCGCCGCCAGCAGATAGCGCAGCGAGGACCAGCCGGCCTCAGAGGCGACGGTGTCACCGCAGAACAGCGCGACCGGGACCACGAGCAGGAAGCCGGCCGAGACGAACAGGGTGGTCGCGGCGAAGTTCGCGGCGGACTGGGTCGCGGTGTCCATCAGGGTGAGCCGGCCGCCGCCCCCGGGCCCGCCGTCCGGGGTGCCGCCGATCGCGAACGCGATGATCAGGATGAACGGCAGGGCGGCCAGCACTCCGCCCATCAGGAGGGTGCGCCGCCTGCGCAGCTGCCGGGCGGCCTCCACCCGCAGCGGGAGGGTGTGCCGGGCGCGGTATCCGGGCGCTTCCGGTGCTTCGGTGACTTCGGCTGCGGTACTCATGCGGAGCCTCCGGAGATCAGGGTGAGGAACGCGTCCTCCAGGCGGCGGTGCGGTCCGACGCCGGTCAACGGGACGTCGAGGCGGACCAGTTCCGCGATCAGCTGCGAGGACGTCGCCCCGTCGAGCCGGACCAGGAGCCCGTGTCCGTCGTCCGTGCGGACGGCGGAGCCGAGGCCCGGGAGTGCGGCGATCTTCTCCACCAGGGGTTCGGTGAGCCGGTCCGCCGTGCTGACGAGCAGCATGTCGCCGGAGCCGGTGATCTCGGCGACCGGGCCCGCCTGGACGAGCCGGCCCCGGTCCATGACCACCAGGTGGGTGCAGGACTGTTCGACCTCGGACAGGAGGTGGCTGGAGACGATGACGGTCCGGCCGCCGGCCGCGTACCGGATCATCACGTCCCGCATCTCGCGGATCTGGGGCGGGTCGAGGCCGTTGGTCGGCTCGTCGAGGATGAGGAGGTCCGGCATGCCCAGCATGGCCTGGGCGATGGCGAGCCGCTGCCGCATGCCCTGCGAGTACGTGCGGACCGCGCGGGCCAGTGCGTCACCGAGCCCGGCGATCTCCAGGGCCTCTTCGATGCGGGAGTCGGCGGCGGGCCGTCCGGTGGCCTGCCAGTACAGCTCCAGGTTGGCGCGCCCGGACAGGTGCGGCAGGAATCCGGCCCCCTCGACGAAGGACCCGACCCGGGACAGGACGGGCGCCCCGGGCCGGATGGCCCGCCCGAAGACCCGGATCTCTCCCTCGTCGGGGGTGATGAGCCCCATCAGCATGCGCAGCGTGGTGGTCTTGCCCGCGCCGTTGGGGCCGAGGAGCCCGAGCACCTGGCCCTTCTCGACGCGGAAGGACAGCTCGCGGACGGCATACCTGTCGGCGGACCTGGCGTACTTCTTCGACAGGCCGGTGATCTGGAGCGGTACGTCGGTGAGCGCGGGGTCCGGGGCGGGGGTGGTGGTCCGGCGCCGCGTGGTGAGCAGCAGGGCGGCGGCGATCAGGGCGGCGACGGCCGGCAGCGCCCAGGTCCACCGGGGCAGCCCGGCGGCGGCGGTCGTGAGGCCGGGCACGGTGGGGATGGTGAGCGGGCTGTCGAGGGAGACGGTGTACGTGGTCGGCGCGGCCGGGGAGGCGTAGCCGAGGTCGGTGGCGGCCAGTACGAGCCGCAGCCGGTGTCCGGAGTCGAATTCGTGGTCGACGGCGGGCAGGTTCAGCGTGAGGGGCTTGCCCTGCTGGTCCGGGGTGATCCGGTAGGGGGTGACGAGCTGGGAGGGCAGGGACTGCTGCTTGCCGTCCGGCGATACGTCGTACACCTTGCCGAACAGCACCGCGTCGCCCTTGCCCGCCTTGACGTTCACGCGGACGGTCGGTGAGCCGGTGACGCGGCGCGCGGTCTTCAGCGGGGCGGATTCGAAGCGGGCGTTCTGTCCGGGGAAGTCGACGGAGAGCCCCCCGCCGAAGTTGGACAGCTGGGCGAGGCCGCCGCCGAGGCCGGGAACGGCGGAGATGGCGGGCGGTCCCGCTCCGGCGGGGTTGTTGAACGTCTGGGCCCCGCCGCGCAGTTCCACCGGTTCGCCGCCGCTGTGCAGTCCGGGGTAGCTGTCGCCGCTCGCGCCCCGGGTGAGGGCGGCCCCGTCGGTGGAGTCGATGCCTCCGGTCCGGGTGACGCGGAAGGCCGGTCCGGTGTCGGTGCCCTCGTCGTCCTTGAGGTAGCGGTCGAACCAGCTGGTGACCCGTTGCCGT includes these proteins:
- a CDS encoding sugar ABC transporter ATP-binding protein, with the translated sequence MNKSAKGPDSAPEPAPVLALKGVSKSFGAVRALQDVSLELFPGEAHALAGENGAGKSTLIKTLAGVHRPDNGVVLLDGKPVVFHGPAAARDAGIAVIYQEPTLFPDLSIAENIFMGRQPRRSLGRIDRRAVRDTTAGLMRRLGVDLDPERPARGLSIADQQIVEIAKALSFEARVLIMDEPTAALTGSETARLFSVVRALRAEGAAVLFISHRLDEIFELCQRVTTLRDGRWISTEPLEGLTQDGLVRLMVGRDLEELYPKQHAAVGEVALSVRRLTREGVFHDVSFEVRRGEIVALAGLVGAGRTEVAQAVFGVDRADAGEVRVNGTVLRAGSPTAAMAAGLALVPEDRRQRGLVMEMSIERNIGLTGLGRVRRRGLVSRALEHDRAADWALRLQLKYNRLADSAGVLSGGNQQKVVLAKWLATEPCVLIVDEPTRGIDVGTKAEVHRLLSALAADGLAVLMISSDLPEVIGMADRVLVMHEGRLAAELPRADATEETVMAAATGLGERNAA
- a CDS encoding ABC transporter permease; the protein is MAMAPETEKAVPAAPKGSARTKGSLRGLALRWDTAVGALLVAVVVAGLSTTDGFGSGENLAFAFNDIVEVALIALPMTLLVVAGQVDLSVASMLGLGSALTGALWNAGWAFETIVPVVLLVGVAGGLLNGWLVTKVGLPSLAVTIGTLALYRGLASVALGSDAVTDFPQTYADWAVDTTTVPGTFLTYPVLLFIVLAVVTAIVLHATGLGRSLFAIGAQEEAAYFAGIRVKRIKLLLFVVTGLFSAFAGIVFTLRYGSARADNGLGFEMLVIASVLLGGIDFDGGKGTLFGAVAGVLLIGVLKNLLTLNDIANEVQVIVTGLLLVASVLTPRVIAAVVERRHRRAAGARP
- a CDS encoding L-rhamnose mutarotase, with product MQRVCFLLNVREDRIDAYRERHTTVWPDMLAALSAAGWHNYSLFLREDGLLVGYLETEDFDAAREAMAATEVNERWQRDMADFFVQPESADDAMVPLVEVFHLA
- a CDS encoding SDR family oxidoreductase, which codes for MVDNQFSTHAELFDLSGKRALVTGGTRGIGMMIARGLLQAGVRVVISSRNAEACAQAQERLSEFGEVRAIPADLSRHDECRRLSDLVAADSERLDILVNNAGAMWDEPLETFPDAAWDTVVDLNLKSPFWLVQALLPALRRAGTADDPARIINIGSIAAIHIPQRPNYSYSSSKAALHQLTRVLAKELGPQHVSVNAVAPGPFPSTMMAATLDELGEAIAASAPLRRIGRDDDMAGVAVFLAGRAGAYLTGTVIPVDGGIATTA
- a CDS encoding helix-turn-helix transcriptional regulator codes for the protein MTDSKRHEQGNEVREFLSTRRARITPQRAGLPVFGGNRRVTGLRREEVALLAGMSVDYYIRLERGNLRGASDSVLDSLSHALQLDDAERAHLYDLARATASERRPPTATGRIRPVVLRVLDAMTDQPAYIRNGRFDILAANPLGQALYAPVYDSPLFAQRGPVNTARFLFLDPGSADFWPEREKAANDSVALLRTETGRSPQDKGLMDLIGELSTKSDEFARRWARHDVRFHHSGVKQLRHPLVGDLALPYEALDLPADPGLRITVYSPEPDSPERQALDLLASWIRTSRRQ
- a CDS encoding ABC transporter permease — its product is MTTTVASPPDSGPKAPARSAASLVDTVFRAREISIAGALILLILGTYLANPRFLSDQGIKDLLLNSSILVLLAVGQSAVVITRNIDLSVGSVVGLSAFACGKFVAGTDHGVLTVMLLGIAIGVVCGLVSGALVSFGKVPALVVTLGMLYIIQGVDYWWAQGDQIGAAEVPDQILGLGSGSLLGVPYLPLITVVLLAATAYFLRSYRSGRELYAIGSSPEAAVLAGVPIRRRILAAYAFSGAVAGFAGTLWLARFGTVVADNAHGWELTVVSAVVVGGVAITGGTGTVWGAALGALLLTTIGSVLVVLKVDSFWQGAITGALLLLAISIDRIVNLRMTAALRKRSARHGNGA
- the rhaS gene encoding rhamnose ABC transporter substrate-binding protein encodes the protein MMLRTAAGRRAVATATGALSLALALSACSGTTKDSSDKESTKAGATAKADPGAALKKGLKLAFLPKQINNPYEKIVDDAGIEAAKEFGGTGKEVGPSDASASSQVSYINTLIQQRQDAILVAANDPNAVCGPLKQAMKKNIKVVAYDSDTAKECRQLFINQASSEEIGRSLVQHLGEQIGYKGKIAILSATQNATNQNTWIEFMKDELKLPKYKDMKLVKVAYGDDADQKSFQQTQGLMQAYPDLKGIISPTTVGIAAAARYLSDSSYKGKVVLNGLGTPNQMRKYVKDDTVEQFSLWNPEELGYLGSYAAAALSSGQITGAEGEKFKAGTLGEYTVGKDGEVILGKPTVFDKKNIDKFNF